A region from the Dehalococcoidia bacterium genome encodes:
- a CDS encoding HAMP domain-containing sensor histidine kinase, producing MFKSLRIKLAVAFGLIALLSVAAVGTGSLLLLRSREVQAARQRVGDLLPPEAAAVSMLAQRGWPQDRIASYLRLRADELKTDDNVDVRFILLDDDSNVIVDTAGRQSGHFTALSNGKSGRNLTNSYHVTGYKEAGTVYTAFYQPSGQLTLTKSPAFVAANYNVVMLVPEASISSAWFDLAPRLGVAAALALVAALTAAYFVARSVTRPLARVTHASEAMAKGEYEQQIRVEGRDEVARLARSFNGMAAQVSHSHQMMRDLLANVAHELKTPLTSIQGFSQALADGALQSPDEYASAGRIINEESERMRRLVNDLLYLSQIESGQATLDRQPVDLGALLDATSERVRWQLADEAKTLSVVTAPGLPMLLLDPLRMEQVLGNLVDNALRFTPAGGAITLSAAPTPAGGARIDVHNTGSYISPEEQERIFERFYQVDRSRRRNGHNGGLGLAIAAQIAAAHGGTLTVHSDRETGTTFSIVLPRYAPAAAQDSAARGGGMAGVLPAGRMEGQRA from the coding sequence ATGTTCAAGTCGCTGCGCATCAAGCTCGCGGTCGCCTTCGGGCTGATCGCCTTGCTCTCGGTGGCCGCGGTCGGCACCGGCTCGCTGTTGCTGCTGCGCAGCCGCGAGGTACAGGCCGCCCGCCAGCGCGTTGGCGACCTGCTGCCGCCCGAGGCCGCGGCCGTCAGCATGCTGGCGCAGCGCGGCTGGCCGCAGGACCGCATCGCCAGCTATCTGCGCCTGCGCGCCGACGAGCTGAAGACCGACGACAACGTCGACGTGCGCTTCATCCTGCTCGACGACGACTCCAACGTGATCGTGGACACGGCCGGCCGGCAGAGCGGCCACTTCACCGCGCTCAGCAACGGCAAGAGCGGCCGCAACCTCACCAACAGCTATCACGTCACCGGCTACAAAGAGGCGGGCACGGTCTACACCGCCTTCTACCAGCCGAGCGGCCAGCTCACGCTCACCAAGTCGCCGGCCTTTGTGGCGGCCAACTACAACGTCGTGATGCTGGTGCCCGAAGCGAGCATCAGCTCGGCCTGGTTCGATCTGGCGCCGCGCCTGGGCGTGGCGGCGGCGCTGGCCCTCGTCGCCGCGTTGACCGCGGCCTACTTCGTCGCGCGCAGCGTCACCCGGCCGCTCGCCCGCGTGACGCACGCTTCCGAAGCGATGGCCAAGGGTGAGTACGAGCAGCAGATCCGCGTCGAGGGCCGCGACGAGGTGGCGCGGCTGGCACGCTCCTTCAACGGCATGGCCGCGCAGGTCTCGCACTCGCATCAGATGATGCGCGACCTGCTGGCCAACGTCGCGCACGAGCTGAAGACGCCGCTGACCAGCATCCAGGGCTTCTCGCAGGCGCTGGCCGACGGCGCCCTGCAGTCGCCCGACGAGTACGCGAGCGCCGGCCGCATCATCAACGAAGAGTCGGAGCGCATGCGGCGGCTCGTCAACGATCTGCTCTATCTCTCGCAGATCGAGTCGGGGCAGGCCACGCTCGACCGGCAGCCGGTGGACCTCGGCGCCCTGCTCGACGCCACCAGCGAACGCGTGCGCTGGCAGCTCGCCGACGAGGCGAAGACGCTCAGCGTCGTCACGGCGCCGGGCCTGCCCATGCTGCTGCTCGATCCGTTACGCATGGAGCAGGTGCTCGGCAACCTGGTGGACAACGCACTGCGCTTCACGCCGGCAGGCGGCGCGATCACGCTCAGCGCCGCGCCGACGCCCGCCGGCGGGGCGCGCATCGACGTGCACAACACGGGTTCGTACATCTCGCCCGAGGAGCAGGAGCGCATCTTCGAGCGCTTCTACCAGGTGGACCGCTCGCGGCGCCGCAACGGGCACAACGGCGGCCTCGGCCTGGCGATCGCCGCACAGATCGCGGCCGCGCACGGTGGCACGCTCACGGTGCACTCCGATCGCGAGACGGGCACAACCTTCAGCATCGTGCTGCCGCGCTATGCGCCGGCGGCAGCGCAGGACAGCGCAGCGCGGGGTGGCGGAATGGCCGGCGTTCTGCCGGCCGGGAGGATGGAGGGACAACGGGCATGA
- a CDS encoding PDZ domain-containing protein produces the protein MKTRRRRVSTLSIVAVLGAVTLAAGLSFALVAHADNSSGNAAAGSRGSGSQAKSAHPAASSDTGAQGGVAIEAQNQPGNQGYLGLSVQDDNGKLTVASVVAGGPAEKAGVKQGDVITAVNGANVASFIDLKKALGGKHPGDSVALAISRGGNAQNLTVTLGDAAAAGIPARPGGQGKGALPGFAGIGAALSQGFDRFISVETKTKDANGQVHTDTVVGGTVKSVSGNSVVVTLNSGSGDQTFTVDGNTRVIKGPHSGQKQQQGAAALAQNDKALVATRDGSTTASWIFVVDPNGFGFFHGRGGGQGNQNGQGGQGGISFGPNGSINITLPGGQSITVPGQGNANSPVLPPPGNSKSNGGGNRSPFGNGSRGPAY, from the coding sequence ATGAAGACGAGACGAAGGCGCGTCTCGACCTTGAGTATCGTGGCCGTGCTGGGCGCGGTGACGCTGGCCGCCGGCCTCTCGTTTGCGCTGGTGGCACATGCGGACAACAGCAGCGGCAACGCGGCGGCCGGGTCGCGCGGCAGCGGCAGCCAGGCGAAGAGCGCCCACCCCGCCGCGAGCAGTGACACCGGCGCCCAGGGCGGCGTGGCGATCGAGGCGCAGAACCAGCCAGGCAACCAGGGCTATCTCGGGCTCTCCGTGCAGGACGACAACGGCAAGCTCACCGTCGCCTCCGTCGTCGCCGGCGGGCCGGCGGAGAAGGCCGGAGTGAAGCAGGGCGACGTGATCACCGCCGTGAACGGCGCCAACGTCGCCTCCTTCATTGATCTGAAGAAGGCGCTGGGCGGCAAGCATCCCGGCGACAGCGTGGCGCTGGCAATCAGCCGCGGCGGCAACGCCCAGAACCTGACGGTGACGCTCGGCGACGCGGCCGCGGCCGGCATTCCCGCCCGCCCGGGTGGACAGGGCAAGGGAGCGCTGCCCGGCTTCGCGGGCATCGGCGCGGCGCTGAGCCAGGGCTTCGATCGCTTCATCAGCGTCGAGACGAAGACGAAGGACGCGAACGGGCAGGTGCATACCGACACGGTCGTCGGCGGCACGGTGAAGTCGGTCAGCGGCAACTCGGTGGTCGTCACGCTGAACAGCGGCAGCGGTGATCAGACCTTCACGGTGGACGGCAACACACGCGTGATCAAGGGTCCCCACAGCGGCCAGAAGCAGCAGCAGGGCGCCGCGGCGCTCGCGCAGAACGACAAGGCGCTGGTCGCCACGCGCGACGGATCGACCACGGCGAGCTGGATCTTCGTGGTCGATCCGAACGGCTTCGGCTTCTTCCACGGCCGGGGCGGCGGCCAGGGCAACCAGAACGGGCAAGGCGGGCAGGGCGGCATCAGCTTCGGCCCGAACGGCTCGATCAACATCACGCTGCCGGGCGGGCAAAGCATCACGGTACCCGGCCAGGGCAACGCCAACTCGCCGGTGCTGCCGCCGCCGGGCAACAGCAAGAGCAACGGCGGCGGCAATCGCAGCCCGTTCGGCAACGGCTCGCGCGGGCCGGCGTACTGA
- a CDS encoding SDR family oxidoreductase, protein MPGHLEGKVIVVTGGGRGIGRGVAMLAAREGAKVVVCDAGVAVDGSGADAGPAQEVVREIKGEGGAAVASNSNISTMAGGEAAIKAALDNFQRLDCVINVAGILRDRMVFNMTEEEWDAVIAVHLKGHFATIKPASIIFRQQRSGRIINYTSVSGLIGSSGQANYGAAKAGIAGLTRVVARDLGRYGATCNAISPGASTRMTATVPDSTRERRAASGIQSGGSTVAAAPNPAMQMREPEYVAPMTCWLATDAAWNVNGQIFNVNGGTVALLNHPTPLKTIWKPGMWTLDELDLHVPSQLLAGYQNPAPPPADLAVAGREAKATA, encoded by the coding sequence GTGCCCGGACATCTCGAAGGCAAGGTCATCGTCGTAACGGGAGGCGGCCGCGGCATCGGACGCGGCGTGGCGATGCTGGCGGCGCGCGAAGGCGCCAAGGTCGTGGTCTGCGACGCCGGTGTGGCCGTGGACGGCTCCGGCGCCGACGCCGGCCCGGCGCAGGAGGTGGTGCGCGAGATCAAAGGCGAGGGCGGCGCCGCCGTCGCGAGCAACTCCAACATCTCGACCATGGCGGGCGGCGAGGCGGCGATCAAGGCGGCGCTGGACAACTTCCAGCGGCTGGACTGCGTGATCAATGTGGCAGGCATTCTGCGCGACCGCATGGTGTTCAACATGACCGAAGAGGAGTGGGACGCGGTGATCGCCGTCCACCTCAAGGGCCACTTCGCCACGATCAAGCCGGCCTCGATCATCTTCCGCCAGCAGCGCAGCGGGCGAATCATCAACTACACCTCCGTTTCCGGCCTGATCGGCAGCTCGGGCCAGGCGAACTACGGTGCGGCCAAGGCGGGGATCGCCGGCCTCACGCGCGTGGTGGCGCGCGACCTCGGCCGCTACGGCGCCACCTGCAACGCGATCTCGCCCGGCGCCTCCACGCGCATGACGGCCACCGTGCCCGACAGCACGCGCGAGCGCCGCGCCGCCTCCGGCATTCAGAGCGGCGGCTCGACCGTGGCCGCGGCGCCGAACCCGGCGATGCAGATGCGCGAGCCCGAGTACGTGGCGCCGATGACCTGCTGGCTGGCGACGGACGCCGCCTGGAACGTCAACGGCCAGATCTTCAACGTCAACGGCGGCACGGTGGCCCTGCTGAACCACCCGACGCCGCTGAAGACGATCTGGAAGCCGGGCATGTGGACGCTGGACGAGCTGGATCTGCACGTGCCCAGCCAGCTGCTGGCCGGCTACCAGAACCCGGCGCCGCCGCCCGCCGACCTGGCGGTGGCCGGCCGCGAGGCGAAGGCCACGGCGTAG
- a CDS encoding hemerythrin domain-containing protein — protein sequence MTPVITAATPAAIAGLLREHIAANEQFASFKEAVDRATAAEAASVAAAIDATWRTLAFMENELELHIAHEEGPFFPRLKDAMPAGDRLIDEMVAEHDLIRMKGDAVRAAIFEVLDGHDELRSEAAALRALAERAAEGMPQPQRLAELKQAAAALVEKVSVHFENEEELVFPLASQLLPAGILDQIAQEMRMLEP from the coding sequence ATGACACCGGTAATCACGGCAGCGACCCCGGCGGCGATCGCCGGGCTTCTGCGCGAGCACATCGCGGCAAACGAACAGTTCGCGTCGTTCAAAGAGGCCGTCGATCGCGCCACTGCCGCCGAGGCCGCGAGTGTTGCCGCCGCGATCGATGCCACCTGGCGTACGCTCGCCTTCATGGAGAACGAACTTGAGCTGCACATCGCCCACGAAGAGGGGCCGTTCTTTCCGCGGCTGAAGGACGCGATGCCCGCCGGCGACCGGCTGATCGACGAGATGGTGGCCGAGCACGACCTGATCCGCATGAAGGGCGACGCCGTGCGCGCGGCGATTTTCGAGGTGCTGGACGGCCACGACGAACTGCGCAGCGAGGCGGCGGCGTTGCGGGCGCTGGCCGAACGCGCCGCCGAAGGCATGCCGCAGCCGCAGCGGCTGGCAGAGCTGAAGCAGGCGGCGGCAGCGCTGGTCGAGAAGGTGAGCGTACACTTCGAGAACGAAGAGGAGTTGGTCTTTCCCTTGGCGTCGCAGCTGCTGCCCGCGGGCATCCTGGACCAGATCGCACAGGAGATGCGGATGCTGGAGCCGTGA
- a CDS encoding DoxX family membrane protein: MAPLFLLLRLYIGWQWLSAGIEKVNSPAWTRTGTALQGFWTNATKVDAGAKGAAVHYGWYHDFLQYMLDREWYTWFARLIAFGETVIGIALIVGAFVGVAAFFGAFMNFNFMLAGSASINPVLFALAILLVLGWKVAGYLGADYYLLPAIGTPWKPGHALESAHEEPVRPGMTTLGVLGWVVAFAAAGVVAVVANNQWNAAHPLVGYIVALAGVIVAWLAGEAILTATHRPQAEGTAGTGLPGLRPRA, encoded by the coding sequence ATGGCGCCGCTCTTCCTGCTGCTGCGGCTGTACATCGGCTGGCAGTGGCTTTCGGCGGGCATTGAAAAGGTGAACAGCCCCGCCTGGACGCGGACGGGCACGGCGCTGCAGGGCTTCTGGACGAACGCGACCAAGGTGGACGCCGGCGCGAAGGGCGCAGCGGTTCACTACGGCTGGTACCACGACTTCCTCCAATACATGCTTGACCGCGAGTGGTACACCTGGTTCGCCAGGCTGATCGCCTTCGGCGAGACGGTGATCGGCATCGCCCTGATCGTGGGCGCCTTCGTGGGCGTGGCGGCCTTCTTCGGAGCCTTCATGAACTTCAACTTCATGCTCGCCGGCTCGGCCAGCATCAACCCGGTGCTGTTCGCGCTCGCCATCCTGCTCGTGCTGGGCTGGAAGGTCGCCGGCTACCTCGGCGCGGACTACTACCTCTTGCCGGCCATCGGCACGCCGTGGAAGCCCGGCCATGCGCTGGAGTCTGCGCATGAGGAGCCGGTACGGCCAGGGATGACGACGCTGGGGGTGCTGGGCTGGGTGGTCGCCTTTGCCGCGGCTGGGGTGGTCGCCGTGGTGGCGAACAACCAGTGGAACGCGGCGCACCCGCTGGTCGGCTACATCGTGGCACTGGCCGGTGTGATCGTCGCCTGGCTGGCGGGCGAGGCGATCCTCACGGCCACGCACCGGCCGCAGGCGGAAGGTACCGCAGGCACTGGCCTGCCAGGGCTGCGGCCGCGGGCATAA
- a CDS encoding tetratricopeptide repeat protein, whose product MVYQTDELARLRRQRSEQAIKAAMQSRWEEAVQLNQQIIELTGGRDGDAFNRLGRALMAIGRYRDAREAYGRALQIDPTNQIARKNYSSLEQKAQGEAPALATPRDYVDPKLFVEETGKSGITALMRPQREAISHMTAGERVLLRREGNQLFADNTAGDLLGQVEPRLALRLLRFMDGGNQYAAAISALTHDGARVIIKETFQHPSQAGRPSFPPSGLNGSPRPYTREGLVRYDDEDEEVQEETEAGEGWDTDGDAQETTGDVRLLDYQKAQERDDSDGSPYDDE is encoded by the coding sequence ATGGTATACCAAACCGACGAACTCGCACGTCTGCGCCGCCAGCGCAGCGAACAGGCAATTAAGGCCGCCATGCAGAGCCGCTGGGAAGAGGCGGTCCAGCTCAACCAGCAGATCATCGAGCTGACCGGCGGCCGCGACGGCGACGCCTTCAATCGCCTCGGCCGCGCCCTGATGGCGATCGGCCGCTACCGCGATGCCCGCGAAGCCTACGGCCGCGCCCTGCAGATCGACCCCACCAACCAGATCGCGCGCAAGAACTACTCCTCGCTCGAGCAAAAGGCGCAGGGCGAGGCGCCTGCGCTCGCCACGCCGCGCGACTACGTCGACCCCAAGCTCTTCGTCGAAGAGACGGGCAAATCCGGCATCACCGCGCTGATGCGCCCGCAGCGCGAGGCGATCAGCCACATGACTGCCGGCGAGCGCGTGCTGCTGCGCCGCGAGGGCAACCAGCTCTTCGCCGACAACACGGCCGGCGATCTGCTCGGCCAGGTCGAGCCGCGCCTTGCCTTGCGCCTGCTGCGCTTCATGGACGGCGGCAATCAGTACGCCGCCGCCATCTCCGCGCTCACGCACGACGGCGCCCGCGTCATCATTAAAGAAACGTTCCAGCACCCCAGCCAGGCCGGCCGGCCCTCCTTTCCGCCTTCCGGGCTCAACGGCTCGCCCCGTCCCTACACGCGCGAGGGCCTGGTGCGCTACGACGACGAGGACGAAGAGGTCCAGGAAGAGACCGAGGCCGGCGAGGGCTGGGACACAGACGGCGACGCCCAGGAGACGACCGGCGACGTGCGCCTGCTCGATTACCAGAAGGCGCAGGAGCGCGACGACAGCGATGGCTCGCCCTACGACGACGAGTAA
- a CDS encoding phosphotransferase gives MQEDGRTTPTFPVASSVLAPSALRGWASAHLVDGPFAVCRLFRTGMNDTYLLHGASQPSMLRVYRHGWRSVEEIGYELDLLRWLAASGISVALPIAARDGRDVHLLSAPEGVRPTVHFRYAPGSAPPGDDRHAARLGSALADLHRAGDSFRSAHQRFRLDLDTLLWHPLTILTQALGHRPADTAFLAGLATWLSQRLATLAPRLDTGPIHGDVYPGNTHITPEGGLTWFDFDLCGDGWRAYDLAVFRMNVRLSTWPDIWPAFLRAYRERRALTSTDIQAIPLLVAVRDLWHLGFHLGNVIAGRECWWLDEAYLDRRLRAMRSWATLELGLPESTA, from the coding sequence ATGCAGGAAGACGGCCGCACCACGCCCACATTTCCGGTGGCATCCTCCGTACTCGCTCCCTCCGCGTTACGCGGCTGGGCCAGCGCGCATCTGGTAGATGGGCCGTTCGCCGTCTGTCGCCTGTTCCGCACCGGCATGAACGACACCTACCTCCTGCACGGTGCGTCGCAGCCATCGATGCTGCGGGTGTATCGGCATGGGTGGCGATCGGTTGAGGAGATCGGCTACGAGCTGGACCTGCTCCGCTGGCTCGCTGCGTCCGGCATCTCCGTGGCGCTGCCGATCGCCGCGCGCGACGGACGCGACGTGCATCTCCTGTCGGCGCCGGAAGGTGTCCGTCCTACGGTCCACTTCCGCTATGCGCCGGGCAGCGCTCCGCCCGGCGATGATCGCCATGCGGCGAGGCTTGGCTCGGCGCTGGCAGACCTGCACCGCGCCGGCGACAGCTTCCGCAGCGCCCATCAGCGGTTCCGCCTCGATCTCGATACCTTGCTGTGGCATCCCCTGACGATTCTGACGCAGGCCCTGGGCCACCGTCCCGCCGACACCGCCTTCCTTGCCGGCCTGGCAACGTGGCTGAGCCAGCGCCTCGCGACGTTGGCGCCGCGGCTGGACACCGGGCCAATCCATGGCGACGTCTATCCGGGTAACACGCACATTACCCCTGAGGGTGGCCTCACCTGGTTCGACTTCGACCTCTGCGGCGATGGTTGGCGTGCCTACGATCTGGCCGTATTCCGTATGAACGTCCGCCTGAGCACCTGGCCGGACATCTGGCCCGCCTTCCTGCGGGCCTACCGCGAGCGCAGGGCACTGACCTCGACGGATATCCAGGCGATTCCTCTGCTCGTGGCGGTGCGCGACCTGTGGCATCTCGGCTTTCACCTGGGGAACGTCATCGCCGGCCGGGAATGCTGGTGGCTCGACGAGGCGTATCTCGATCGCCGGCTGCGGGCGATGCGCTCCTGGGCAACGCTTGAGCTCGGCCTCCCAGAAAGCACGGCGTAA
- a CDS encoding ABC transporter ATP-binding protein: protein MADRPPLVSARGLTKRYGNFTAVAGVDFDVRRGECFGFLGPNGAGKSSTIRMACCLSPLSGGELLVDGLDVQREPRAVKARLGVVSQDDNLDPDITVRQNLIFYARYFDLPRHEAERRADAALALFQLKEKAGEKVDDLSGGMKRRLAIARALISDPVLLVLDEPTTGLDPQARHLVWRQLRGLKEQGMTLLLTTHYMDEAARLCDRLVIMHQGRILVQGSPLDLIREHAGYEVIEAEPTPAERPELLRRLHQIEGLQVEDAGDALYIFTEGFGAPVAAQLGLPEDILIRRANLEDVFLRLTGRGLLD, encoded by the coding sequence ATGGCAGACCGTCCGCCGCTCGTCTCGGCGCGCGGCCTCACCAAGCGTTACGGCAATTTCACCGCCGTCGCCGGCGTCGACTTCGACGTGCGCCGCGGCGAATGCTTCGGCTTCCTCGGCCCCAACGGCGCCGGCAAGTCGAGCACGATCCGCATGGCCTGTTGCCTCTCACCGCTCAGCGGCGGCGAGCTGCTGGTGGACGGGCTGGACGTGCAGCGCGAGCCGCGCGCGGTCAAGGCGCGGCTCGGCGTCGTCTCGCAGGACGACAACCTCGACCCGGACATCACCGTTCGCCAGAACCTGATCTTCTACGCCCGCTACTTCGACCTGCCGCGGCACGAGGCCGAACGCCGCGCCGACGCGGCGCTGGCGCTCTTCCAGCTCAAGGAGAAGGCCGGCGAGAAGGTCGATGACCTCTCCGGCGGCATGAAGCGGCGGCTGGCGATCGCCCGCGCGTTGATCAGCGATCCCGTGCTGCTGGTGCTCGACGAGCCGACCACGGGCCTCGACCCGCAGGCGCGGCACCTGGTCTGGCGCCAGTTGCGCGGTCTCAAAGAGCAGGGCATGACGCTGCTGCTCACCACGCACTACATGGACGAGGCGGCGCGGCTCTGCGACCGGCTGGTGATCATGCACCAGGGCCGCATCCTCGTGCAGGGCTCGCCGCTGGACCTGATCCGCGAGCACGCGGGCTACGAGGTGATCGAGGCCGAGCCGACGCCGGCCGAGCGCCCGGAACTGCTGCGCCGCCTGCACCAGATCGAGGGCCTGCAGGTGGAAGACGCGGGCGACGCGCTCTACATCTTCACCGAAGGTTTCGGCGCGCCGGTCGCCGCGCAACTCGGTCTGCCCGAAGACATCCTCATCCGCCGCGCCAACCTCGAAGACGTCTTTCTGCGCCTCACGGGAAGGGGGTTGCTCGATTGA
- a CDS encoding ABC transporter permease, producing MIAVAQPRGLRNVLVAPDLSHHALNVWRRNRDVYLKLWKTELFLPLVEPLLVLFGMGLGLGQFVSLGIDQSYIRFLAPGVLAQFGMFQATFECCWGVYFRMANHGTYQAVASTPASLDDVVMGDLLWASTRCLVNSVYILAVILAFTPHYAILRSPWALLTLPLAYLLGLAMGALSLCFTAIAPSISFLGYFFSLVIIPIFWLSGTFFPLERTPGWLQVVAWASPLTVATSTYRHLFDGKPVPQDLLHVAVLCAEAAVCAWIASGLVRRRLIK from the coding sequence TTGATCGCCGTCGCCCAACCGCGCGGCCTGCGCAACGTGCTGGTCGCGCCCGACCTCTCGCACCACGCGCTCAACGTTTGGCGCCGCAACCGCGACGTCTATCTCAAGCTGTGGAAGACGGAGCTGTTCCTGCCGCTGGTCGAGCCGCTGCTCGTGCTGTTCGGCATGGGGCTCGGCCTGGGGCAGTTCGTCAGCCTCGGCATCGACCAGTCGTACATCCGTTTCCTGGCGCCCGGCGTGCTGGCGCAGTTCGGCATGTTCCAGGCCACGTTCGAGTGCTGCTGGGGCGTCTACTTCCGCATGGCGAACCACGGCACCTATCAGGCCGTCGCCTCCACGCCGGCGTCACTGGATGATGTGGTGATGGGCGACCTGCTCTGGGCCTCGACCCGCTGCCTGGTGAACAGCGTTTACATCCTCGCCGTGATTCTCGCCTTCACGCCGCACTACGCCATCCTGCGCTCGCCCTGGGCGCTGCTCACGCTGCCGCTCGCCTACCTGCTGGGCCTGGCGATGGGCGCGCTCTCGCTCTGCTTCACCGCGATCGCGCCGTCGATCAGCTTCCTCGGCTACTTCTTCAGCCTGGTGATCATCCCCATCTTCTGGCTTTCGGGCACCTTCTTCCCGCTGGAGCGCACGCCCGGCTGGCTGCAGGTCGTCGCCTGGGCCTCGCCGCTCACGGTGGCGACCTCGACCTACCGCCATCTCTTCGACGGCAAGCCCGTGCCGCAGGACCTGCTGCACGTCGCCGTGCTCTGCGCCGAAGCGGCCGTCTGCGCCTGGATCGCCAGCGGTCTCGTGCGCCGCAGGCTGATTAAATAG
- a CDS encoding gamma-glutamyl-gamma-aminobutyrate hydrolase family protein: MNAPRIAVTVGSAGAAKGYDNYIARVREANAEPVIAAPGLDATAFLDSVDALLVTGGTDVDPARYGEAPVPELMQPDGPRDELEIALIREALRRDLPLLAICRGHQVLNVACGGRLQQHIPGDGHRAHAEPPHDSRWHDVDVHEASVLATLIGAGRRRVNSRHHQAVREHMLGEGLLPSAMSPDGMVEGLESPSHRFVLGVQWHPERPEMSEASHDLFAALVAAAREARLAAT, from the coding sequence ATGAACGCACCACGCATCGCGGTCACGGTGGGCAGCGCCGGCGCGGCGAAGGGCTACGACAACTACATCGCGCGCGTGCGCGAAGCGAACGCCGAGCCGGTGATCGCCGCGCCCGGGCTGGATGCTACGGCCTTCCTCGATAGCGTCGATGCGCTGCTCGTCACCGGCGGCACGGACGTCGATCCAGCCCGCTACGGCGAGGCGCCTGTTCCCGAGCTGATGCAGCCGGACGGCCCGCGCGACGAGCTGGAGATCGCGTTGATCCGCGAGGCGCTGCGCCGCGACCTGCCCCTGCTGGCGATCTGCCGCGGGCATCAGGTGTTGAACGTGGCCTGTGGCGGGCGCTTGCAGCAGCACATCCCCGGCGACGGCCACCGCGCCCATGCGGAACCGCCGCACGACTCGCGCTGGCACGACGTGGACGTGCACGAGGCGAGCGTGCTGGCGACGCTGATCGGCGCCGGCCGGCGGCGCGTCAACTCGCGCCACCACCAGGCCGTGCGCGAACACATGCTCGGCGAGGGGCTGCTGCCTTCGGCTATGAGCCCGGACGGCATGGTCGAGGGGTTGGAGAGCCCTTCCCATCGCTTCGTGCTCGGCGTGCAGTGGCACCCCGAGCGGCCGGAGATGAGCGAAGCATCGCATGATCTGTTCGCCGCCCTCGTGGCCGCCGCGCGCGAGGCGCGCCTGGCAGCCACGTAG